CCCCCAGTTGCGGGTAGTCGCGCTGCAGGATCAGCAGGTGCTCGCGCAAACGCTGACCCATCGCGGCCGCGTGTTCGGGCAGCCGCTGTTCCTTGAGGTAGCGCATCACCGCGGAACCGGTGGCCATGGCCATCTGATTGCCGCGGAAGGTGCCCGCGTGCGCCCCCGGCTGCCAGGTGTCGAGCCAGTCGCGATAGACCATCACCGCCAGCGGCAGGCTGCCGCCGATGGCCTTGGACATCACCACCACATCGGGAATGATCCCGGCGTGCTCGAAGGCGAACATCTTGCCGGTGCGACCGAAGCCGCTCTGGATTTCATCGACGATCAGCGCCACCCCGGCCTGCTCGGTGATACGCCGCAACCCTCGCAGCCAGTCCAGGTCCGCCGGGATCACCCCGCCCTCGCCCTGCACCGCCTCGACGATCACCGCCGCCGGCAGGGCCACGCCCGCTTCAGGATCGTTCAGCAGGTTTTCCAGGTAATGCAGGTTGACCTTGACCCCCTCGGCGCCACCGAGCCCGAACGGGCAACGGTAGTCGTAGGGGAACGGCAGAAACTGCACACCGTTGTTGAGCAAGCCGGCCAGGGCCCGCTTGGGCCCCAGGCTGCCCATCAGGCTCAGCGCGCCCTGGCTCATGCCGTGGTAACCGCCCTGGAACGACAGCACGGTGCTGCGCCCGGTGGCGGTGCGCACCAGTTTCAACGCGGCTTCCACGGCGTCGGTGCCGGTGGGGCCGCAGAACTGGATCCTGGCTTCGGTGGCCAGGGCCTCGGGCAACAGGCCGAACAGGTCCTGGACGAACTGGTCCTTGACCGGGGTGGTCAGGTCCAGGGTCAACAGCGGCAGTTCATCGGCCAGTACCTGCCGGATCGCGGCGATCACCACCGGGTGGTTGTGGCCCAGGGCCAGGGTCCCGGCACCGGCCAGGCAATCGATGAAACGCCGGCCTTCGACATCCTCGACATGAATGCCACTGGCCCGCTTCAGGGCCAGGGGGATGCGCCGTGGGTAGCTGCGGGCATTGGATTCCTGACGGTTCTGACGGGCCAGCAGGGGCGACTCGTCGAACTGGTAAAGCGTCTCGGCCGGGATGGCGGCAAGGGCCACCGGCTGATCGTCCATAAGGCTGGTAACGGCTGACATGTCTCGAACCCTCGCGCTGCAATTTGAGCAAAACGGCCACCGGCCGAATGCGCAGCCCAAGCGCGGGTGCACACTGACAGGTTTTCCTGTTCTAAAAACGCACCAGCGAGGTCGGGATTTACACCCCGGGACGAGGAAATTGCACATACCGCCCCGTAGGAGCCAGCTTGCTGGCGAAGGCGATCTCACGGGCCCCTTCGCTGGCAAGCCAGCTCCTGCGGCGGACAGGCGGAACGTACAAGGCCCTGTAGGAGCCCGCTTGCTGGCGAAGGCGGTCTCAAAGGACCCCTTCGCTGGCAAGCCAGCTCCTACGGTGGACAGGCGGAACGTACAAGGCCCTGTAGGAGCCAGCTTGCTGGCGAAGTCGGTCTCACGGGCCCCTTCGCTGGCAAGCCAGCTCCTACGTTGGGCAGGCGGGACGTAAAAGGCCTTGTAGGAGCCAGCTTGCTGGCGAAGGCGGTCTCAAAGGCCCCTTCGCTGGCAAGCCAGCTCCTACGGTGGGCGGTGATGGGTCAGGCGGGGTGGGCAGGCAGGGTCAGTTCGACCCGCAGGCCGTCAGGACGGCTGTCGAAGTTCAGCTCGCAGCCGCAGCGCTGGACGATGGCCTGGACAATCGCCAGGCCCAGTCCGCACCCCGTGCTCTGGCTGTTGCGCCAGAAGCGCTGGGTCAGGTGCTGCAGGTCTTCCTGGGCAATCCCCGGGCCATGGTCACGCACCTGGAAACGCAGGCGACCGGCCACCAGCTCCAGGTTCAACTCCACCGGGCAGTCTTGCGGGGTGTGGCGCAGGGCGTTGTCCAACAGGTTGCGCAAGGCGGCAATCGCCAGGGTCGAGGGCATGGCCACCGGGGCCTCGGCGGCGTGCTCTCCCAGGTGCACCTTGACCCGCTGCCGGGCGCCCACGGCAGCATCCTGGATTGCCAGGCGAACCACTTGCTCGGCATTGCAGTGCACGCCGTCATCGAACGACAGGCTGCCCTCGACCCGAGCCAGCAACAGCAGTTGCTCCAGGGTCCGGTGCAGGCGGTCGGCGCCCTCCTCGGCCCGGGCCAGGGATTGATCCCGGGCCGCGCCGTCGGTCATGCGCGCCACCTGCAGGTGGGTCTTGATCGCGGTCAGCGGGCTGCGCAGCTCATGGGCGGCGTCGCCGGTCAGGCGGCGTTCGCGCTCGATGGTCTTGGCGATGCGCTGGAACAGCTGGTTCTGGGTGTCCACCAGCGGCCGCAATTCGCTGGGCATGGGCTGGATCTGCAACGGCTCCAGGGAGTCGGCGCTGCGGCGCATCAGCGCGTCGCGAATCCGGTTCAACGGCGCCAGGCTCTGGCCGATGCCCAGCCACAACAGCCACAGGCAACCCAGCAGGGCCACCCCCACCGGCACCGAAGCGGCCAGCAGCACCGACATGTTCAGGGCTTCGCGTTCCACCTGGCGGTCGGCGGTGGTGATGCGCAGATCACCGCGCACCAGGGTGAAGGTGCGCCAGGGCGCGCCGTCGATCATCTGGTCGTGAAAGCCCAGCTTCTCGGCTTCCAGAGTGTGTTCAGGCGTGCTGTGGCTGCGGGCCAGGACCTGCCCGCGCAGGGAGCTGACCTGACAGGCCATGCCCCCGGGAATGGTCAAGGCCGCGCTGGCAATGGGATGGGCGTGGGTGTCGGAAGGCAGCGCCGGCATCTGTTCCAGCAGGCCGGCCACCATGCGCGCCGAGGCCACCAGGCGTTGGTCCAGGGAAAACATCATCTGATTGCGCAGATCGCTGAGCATCCAGGCCGCGGCCAGGGTCCAGATCAGAATGAAGGCGGCGCCCAGGGTCACGCTCAGGCGCAGGCGCAGGCTCCTCACTTATGACTTCTCCTGGCTATCGGCCGGCCCTAGGCGATAGCCCAGGCCGCGCACCGTCTCGACGATGCCGTTGCCGAGTTTGCGCCGCAGGTGGTGGATGTGCACGTTGAGGGCGTTGCTTTCCAGCTCATCGTTGAACCCGTAGACGCTGTCCTTGAGCTGTTCGCTGGACAGCACCCGGCCGCGGTTGTGCAGCAGGGCCTGGAGCAGCGCCTGTTCGCGCCGGGACAGGTCCACCGGTTCGCCGCCCAGGCGGGTTTCCCGGGTACTGGGGTCGTAGGTCAGGCGCCCGTGCTCGATCAGGTTGACGCTGCGCCCCGCCACCCGGCGCAACAGGGTGTGCAGGCGCGCCGCCAGTTCCCGCAGGTCGAAGGGCTTGAGCAGGTAATCGTCTGCCCCGGCCTGCAGGCCGTCGACCCGATCGGTCACCGAGTCGCGGGCGGTGAGGATCAGCACCGGAATCTCCAGGCCCTGCTGGCGCTGTTGCTTGAGCAACTTCAAACCATCTTCATCCGGCAGGCCCAAGTCCAGTACCATCACGTCGAAATCGGCCACGCCGAGCATGGCCCGCGCCGCCGAGGCAGAGGCCACATGCTCGACCGTCAGGCCCTGGGCCGTGAGGCCGGCGACTATTCCGCTGGCAATCAGCTCATCATCTTCACAGACAAGTACGTGCATGGTCGGTCCTGTAACGAAAGGCGTTGATTAGGCAGGCAGCGGATTAAGCGGACATTATGCCCGGCGCCGCCCTGCAACAACCCAAGTATGGTTAATCATCGGTTAATCAGGACCCGCCATTGTGCTTCCCACTTGCACCGGTTTAAGGCTTGACCATGCGTCGATTGCTCATCTTGCTGTTTATGCTGTTCACCACCCTGGCAGAAGCCGGCAACAATCCGTTCGAGGTCAAGCCTGACTTCCTGCCGGTGGACAAGGCCTTCACCTTCACCTCCGAGCGCCTGCCTTCCGGGGAAACCCAGCTGTTCTGGCAGATTGCCGACGGCTACTACCTGTACCAGAAACGCCTGAAGTTCGACGGCCTGGCCCAGGACCATCAGCCGGCCCTGCCGGACGGCGAACACCACAGCGACGAGTTCTTTGGCGAACAGACGGTGTATCGCCAGGGCCTGGAAGTGAAGCTGCCGGCAGCCGCCAGCGGCAAGGTCAAGCTGGGCTGGCAGGGCTGCGCCGACGCCGGCCTGTGCTACCCGCCACAGACCCTGGAGGTCAACCTGGGGGGCGCCCCCGCCGTTGCTGCCGGCAACAGCGCCGCAACCGGCAACGGCACGGCCCAGGACCAACTGCTGGCCAACGACCTGCAACAAAAATCCTGGGGCCTGGGCCTGCTGGCCTTCTTCGGCTTCGGCCTGCTGCTGGCCTTCGCCCCTTGCTCACTGCCGATGCTGCCGATCCTCGCGGGGATCGTGGTCGGCAGCGGCGCCAGCCCGCGTCGGGGCCTGGCCCTGGCCTCCAGCTACGTGCTGTGCATGGCCCTGGTGTATGCCGGCATGGGGGTGATCGCCGCCCTGCTGGGCAGCAACCTGCAGGCCTGGTTGCAACAGCCCTGGGTGCTGGGCAGCTTCGCCGCGCTGTTCGTGCTGCTGGCGCTGCCGATGTTCGGCTTCTTTGAACTGCAAATGCCCGCGTTTCTGCGCGACCGCCTGGAGGGCGCCAGCCGCCAGCGCCAGGGCGGCAGCCTGATCGGCTGTGGCGCTCTCGGCGCGCTGTCGGCGCTGTTGGTGGGTCCGTGCATGACCGCCCCCCTGGCCGGCGGCCTGCTGTACATCGCCCAGACCGGCAACGCCCTGTTTGGCGGCCTGGCGCTGTTCGCCCTGGGCCTGGGCATCGGCCTGCCGCTGCTGTTGCTGGTGACCCTGGGCAACCGCTTCCTGCCCAAGCCGGGGCCCTGGATGAACCTGCTCAAGGGCGTGTTCGGCTTCCTGTTCCTGGGCACCGCTATCTATATGTTGCGCCCGGTGCTCGACACCAGCCTGTGGATCGGTCTGTGGGGCGCCCTGGCCCTGGTACTGGCCTATTGCGCCTGGCAGCAACGGGCCATCGCCGGGCGCCTGCTGCACCTGTTCGGCGCCGCCGCCGTGCTGTTCGGCCTGTGGGGCAGCGTGCTGCTGGTGGGCGCCGCTGGTGGCAGCGATGACCTGTGGCGACCGCTGAAGGTCTACAGCGGTGGCAGCGTGGCCAGCAGCGCCACCGCCCACGATGCCTTCACCACCGTCAAGTCGCCCGCGGAACTGCAACGTGCCCTGGACAGCGCCCAGGCCCAGGGCCAATGGGTGCTGCTGGACTACTACGCCGACTGGTGCGTGTCCTGCAAGATCATGGAGAAGACCGTGTTCGGCCAGCCTCAGGTCCAGGACGCCCTGAAGGACGTGCGCCTGCTGCGCCTGGACGTGACCCTGGACAACGCCGACGGCCGCGAACTGCTGGGCCGCTACAAGGTACCGGGGCCACCGAGCATGCTGTGGATCGGCCCGGACGGCAGCGAACGCCGCAGCCAGCGCATCACCGGTGAAGTGGATGCCAACACCTTCCTGCAACGCTGGACCCAGACCCGGGAAGCCCGTTGATGCTGACCTTTACCATCGGCACCTTCGCCATCGCCCTCAACCACCTGCTGCTGATCAGTGCCCTGGCCCTGGCCACCCTGGTGGGTTGGCGGGTGGCCAAGCGCGGCGGCGACAACCCGGAATCGGTGCTGTTCATGC
This genomic stretch from Pseudomonas sp. Os17 harbors:
- the dsbD gene encoding protein-disulfide reductase DsbD is translated as MRRLLILLFMLFTTLAEAGNNPFEVKPDFLPVDKAFTFTSERLPSGETQLFWQIADGYYLYQKRLKFDGLAQDHQPALPDGEHHSDEFFGEQTVYRQGLEVKLPAAASGKVKLGWQGCADAGLCYPPQTLEVNLGGAPAVAAGNSAATGNGTAQDQLLANDLQQKSWGLGLLAFFGFGLLLAFAPCSLPMLPILAGIVVGSGASPRRGLALASSYVLCMALVYAGMGVIAALLGSNLQAWLQQPWVLGSFAALFVLLALPMFGFFELQMPAFLRDRLEGASRQRQGGSLIGCGALGALSALLVGPCMTAPLAGGLLYIAQTGNALFGGLALFALGLGIGLPLLLLVTLGNRFLPKPGPWMNLLKGVFGFLFLGTAIYMLRPVLDTSLWIGLWGALALVLAYCAWQQRAIAGRLLHLFGAAAVLFGLWGSVLLVGAAGGSDDLWRPLKVYSGGSVASSATAHDAFTTVKSPAELQRALDSAQAQGQWVLLDYYADWCVSCKIMEKTVFGQPQVQDALKDVRLLRLDVTLDNADGRELLGRYKVPGPPSMLWIGPDGSERRSQRITGEVDANTFLQRWTQTREAR
- a CDS encoding response regulator yields the protein MHVLVCEDDELIASGIVAGLTAQGLTVEHVASASAARAMLGVADFDVMVLDLGLPDEDGLKLLKQQRQQGLEIPVLILTARDSVTDRVDGLQAGADDYLLKPFDLRELAARLHTLLRRVAGRSVNLIEHGRLTYDPSTRETRLGGEPVDLSRREQALLQALLHNRGRVLSSEQLKDSVYGFNDELESNALNVHIHHLRRKLGNGIVETVRGLGYRLGPADSQEKS
- a CDS encoding aspartate aminotransferase family protein gives rise to the protein MSAVTSLMDDQPVALAAIPAETLYQFDESPLLARQNRQESNARSYPRRIPLALKRASGIHVEDVEGRRFIDCLAGAGTLALGHNHPVVIAAIRQVLADELPLLTLDLTTPVKDQFVQDLFGLLPEALATEARIQFCGPTGTDAVEAALKLVRTATGRSTVLSFQGGYHGMSQGALSLMGSLGPKRALAGLLNNGVQFLPFPYDYRCPFGLGGAEGVKVNLHYLENLLNDPEAGVALPAAVIVEAVQGEGGVIPADLDWLRGLRRITEQAGVALIVDEIQSGFGRTGKMFAFEHAGIIPDVVVMSKAIGGSLPLAVMVYRDWLDTWQPGAHAGTFRGNQMAMATGSAVMRYLKEQRLPEHAAAMGQRLREHLLILQRDYPQLGDVRGRGLMLGVELVDPAGAPDAQGHPPQHLRLAPLVQRECLKRGLILELGGRHGSVVRFLPPLIISAAQIDQVADIFSKAVAAAVASL
- a CDS encoding ATP-binding protein — encoded protein: MRSLRLRLSVTLGAAFILIWTLAAAWMLSDLRNQMMFSLDQRLVASARMVAGLLEQMPALPSDTHAHPIASAALTIPGGMACQVSSLRGQVLARSHSTPEHTLEAEKLGFHDQMIDGAPWRTFTLVRGDLRITTADRQVEREALNMSVLLAASVPVGVALLGCLWLLWLGIGQSLAPLNRIRDALMRRSADSLEPLQIQPMPSELRPLVDTQNQLFQRIAKTIERERRLTGDAAHELRSPLTAIKTHLQVARMTDGAARDQSLARAEEGADRLHRTLEQLLLLARVEGSLSFDDGVHCNAEQVVRLAIQDAAVGARQRVKVHLGEHAAEAPVAMPSTLAIAALRNLLDNALRHTPQDCPVELNLELVAGRLRFQVRDHGPGIAQEDLQHLTQRFWRNSQSTGCGLGLAIVQAIVQRCGCELNFDSRPDGLRVELTLPAHPA